One genomic window of Methanosarcina acetivorans C2A includes the following:
- a CDS encoding ABC transporter permease codes for MSDRVQWGHIFSRGLEYALTFFLILAVNFFLPRFMPGGPLLSVLGSQSADLPVVIDEETKLKLMDYYHLNDPLHLQFVHYLIDAAHLDFGYSIFYNVPVVDVIYGRLPWTLLLMGSALLLSTVLGILLGLESSWNRGKKLDNLLLIGLPLFRSVPVFFLGSILIFLFGYRLGLFPVSGALTPYMDYQGFSSMVKDIASHLILPLVCLSAFEMPGTYLLVRNVCSQQLESPYVLMDIARGLKDSHVKRHILLNSIGPVVNQVAAMLGFMVGGALFVETVFSYPGMGLLVYNAFIERDYPVLQGAFVFIALFVLACNYAADIVCSYIDGRAGQE; via the coding sequence TTGTCGGATAGAGTTCAGTGGGGCCACATATTCTCAAGAGGGCTCGAGTATGCCCTCACATTCTTTTTGATCCTTGCTGTCAATTTTTTTCTGCCCCGCTTTATGCCCGGGGGTCCGCTGTTAAGCGTACTAGGGAGCCAGAGTGCCGACTTACCGGTGGTCATCGATGAGGAGACAAAATTAAAGCTGATGGACTACTATCACTTAAACGACCCCCTGCACTTACAGTTCGTTCACTATTTGATAGATGCAGCACATCTGGATTTTGGTTATTCGATATTTTACAATGTGCCTGTGGTTGATGTGATCTACGGCAGGTTGCCCTGGACCCTGCTCCTGATGGGATCCGCACTGCTGCTGTCAACAGTGCTGGGGATTTTGCTCGGGCTCGAATCTTCCTGGAATCGGGGAAAAAAGCTGGATAACCTGCTGCTTATCGGGCTACCTTTGTTTCGGTCCGTTCCGGTATTCTTTTTAGGGTCGATCCTCATCTTCCTTTTTGGGTACAGACTGGGCCTGTTCCCGGTTTCCGGAGCTCTGACTCCCTACATGGATTATCAGGGCTTTTCCTCCATGGTAAAAGACATTGCTTCCCACCTGATACTTCCGCTGGTGTGCCTTTCGGCTTTTGAGATGCCGGGCACATACCTGCTTGTAAGGAATGTCTGTTCCCAGCAGCTCGAAAGCCCCTATGTCCTGATGGATATTGCAAGGGGTTTGAAGGACAGCCATGTTAAGAGGCACATACTTCTCAATTCCATCGGGCCCGTGGTGAACCAGGTAGCCGCAATGCTCGGATTCATGGTAGGAGGGGCTTTATTCGTGGAGACTGTATTCTCCTATCCCGGAATGGGGCTTCTTGTCTATAACGCCTTTATCGAAAGGGATTATCCTGTCCTTCAGGGGGCTTTTGTTTTTATCGCCCTCTTTGTGCTGGCATGCAACTATGCAGCTGATATCGTCTGTTCATACATTGATGGCAGGGCCGGGCAGGAGTGA